From the genome of Psychrobacter sp. M13:
GCATTGTTATGACTTTTATTAAGGGTATCGGGAAAACTAATGACATCTCCTAAGTTCACATTCACAAGCTGAGGTTCTAAGCTAGTGAGTAAAGTGTAGTCCAGATGATCGGCAAAACTATTTACCTTAATAAAGGTCTTTTGTTCTGCATTAGTATTGACATTAACTACCTTTCCAGTGATATATGCAGACTGCTCTACATTATCTGTGCCTTTGCTATTGTAGTTGTCATTTACATACGCTTCTTCTTCGTTATTATCATTGACCAATGTCGAAATATTTTCAGATGCCATATCATTGGTACTACTGACACTATATTTGGTATAAATAACATACGCTACTGAACCTAAAAGGAGCAACGCAACCGTTAAAAAAGCAAGTTTATAATTAGAGTTATTTGTCATTGTGAACCTAAAGTTAGTAAGTAAATGATTATAGTTGATCAAATTTTTATATAGCAATTATGTTGAATCGCGGAATCTTATCATTAATAAAATGAGAGTAGTAGATAGTTTATTTAAATTGCGTGATCTTTAGGCCAAATCATAGTCATACCAAAATCTACCGCTTAGCCTTCGATGGTAGCTATAGTCAGGCTATCAATTTAAAACCAAAGAAGTTATCGACGGAATTATTCTACAAGATCTGAAGGACGGTAACATCGATGGCATCTCCGATCACCTGCAAGCGTTAATCCATGACGCCTCACAAGATGACCTGATAAAGCTAAAAGACTTATTTGCTCAAAGCGCTTTGGATAAGCAAGTAAAAACAGGGATCAAAAAAGATGACGAGCTATCCGCTAAATGGCGTGAAGGCAGCTATCCTTATGAGAACCGCTTGTCACGCAAGACCTATGAAAAGCAAAAGTATCATCTACGAGTAGAGCTACTAAAGCTGCAACGCTGGGTCCGTGAAACGGGACAAAAAGTAGTGATTGTCTTTGAAGGTCGTGATGCCGCGGGTAAAGGTGGTACGATTAAGCGCTTTATGGAGCATCTCAACCCTCGCGGTGCCAAGGTAGTTGCGCTAGAAAAATTATCTGAACAGGAGCTTGGGTAATGGTATTTTCAGCGTTATGTCCAGCATCTACCAACGCAAGGCGAGTTCGTGCTTTTTGATCGCTCATGGTATAACCGAGCAGGCGTAGAGCGGGTAATGAACTTCTGTACTGATGAGCAGTATCAGACCTTTATGCGTCAGACTCTAGGCTTTGAGAAAAACCTGATCG
Proteins encoded in this window:
- a CDS encoding exodeoxyribonuclease VII large subunit encodes the protein MTNNSNYKLAFLTVALLLLGSVAYVIYTKYSVSSTNDMASENISTLVNDNNEEEAYVNDNYNSKGTDNVEQSAYITGKVVNVNTNAEQKTFIKVNSFADHLDYTLLTSLEPQLVNVNLGDVISFPDTLNKSHNNAYYFVNKTSDYKVVGKNTETYIGTETINVSDVQGSMQGRDVLLNAMISDLKTSKKGHSFFKVSDDKSSINGVLFNSETNQLEDRLLLLEDYNDTSKRVKLEGKIGIYKNELQIIVSKVYN